The region TGACCGAGGCCTCGCGGAAGGCCAGCTGGAGCGACTTGAGGCCGTCCCGCAGTGGCGCGGCGTGCTGGCTCCCGAGGTCGGGGGCCGAGGCCGTGATGAGCCCGGCGAGCGCGTTGATGAGGCGGCGGGCCTCGTCGAGGTCGAGGTGGTCGGCCGCCTCGGGCCCCTCGGCCAGGCCGCACTTCACCGCGGCGGCACTCATCAGGTGGATCGCCGCCGTCGTGATCACCTCGACCGCCGGCACCTCGGAGATGTCGCGGGTCTGCTGCGCCACCCGGTCGGGCCCGTCGGCGCTCGAGCCGCTGCTCGAATCGGTGCTCGAGCCGGTGGCCGGGTCGGCGTAGCGGGAGGTGGTCGGGTGGGGATTGGGAGATTCCGTGCTCACGCTGGTAGCCTTGCAGATCGACCGGCCGTGACCACCACGGGGTCGCCCGAGGATCGTTCCGACGGTGACCGCACAGGTGGGCGCGGTGTGCAAGAGAAGCAGCACCTGCTTCCACCCGCGTCGACCACTTCGGTCGCCGGGTCCAACGGGTCACCGAGACGTGTGTCGCGGGCGCCAGCCATGCACCATACGCACCCTCGGGGGACCCGTGACGGAACTGGTGAGGCTTCTCGCGCGACAGCGGCGGGGAGCCTCTTCTCGTTGGGTGTGGTCGAACGATTCCCTGACCGAAGGAGCACCACCATCAGCGAGCCTCGCATCAACGACCGCATCCGGGTCCCGGAAGTGCGGTTGGTTGGCCCCAACGGAGAACAGGTCGGCATCGTGCGCGTCGAGGACGCGCTGCGGCTCGCCGCCGAGGCTGACCTCGACCTCGTCGAGGTGGCCCCGATGGCGAAGCCCCCGGTCGCCAAGCTCATGGACTTCGGCAAGTTCAAGTACGAAGCGGCCCTGAAGGCGCGCGAAGCGCGCAAGAACCAGGTCAACACGGTCATCAAGGAGATCAAGCTCCGCCCGAAGATCGACCCGCACGACTACGGCACCAAGAAGGGCCACGTCGAGCGGTTCCTCAAGGGCGGCGACAAGGTCAAGGTGACGATCATGTTCCGCGGTCGCGAGCAGTCGCGGCCCGAGCTGGGCTTCCGCCTGCTGCAGCGCCTCGCCGAGGACGTCATCGAGCTGGGCACGGTCGAGTCGGCCCCCAAGCAGGACGGCCGCAACATGATCATGGTGCTAGGTCCGACGAAGAAGAAGTCCGAGGCGATGGCAGAGCAGCGCCGCGCCCGGACTGCAGCGCCGGCAGCCGAGGCCGCCGAGCAGCCGCAGGACGTCTCCACCGAGACGGCCGCCGAGCCCACCGCCCCCGAGGCGGAGACCACCGAGCCGGCCACCTGAGCCGGTTCCACCCCTGCACCACCTGCACGAACACAGCTGCACGAACGACACGGTCACACCAACAGCAAGGAGATCGGCCTCATGCCGAAGATGAAGACGCACTCCGGTGCGAAGAAGCGCTTCCGGATCACCGGCACGGGCAAGGTCATGCGCGAGCAGGCCGGCGGTCGCCACCTCCTCGAGCACAAGTCCTCCCGCTTCACGCGCTCGATCGCGAACGACGTCGAGGTGTCCAAGCCGGACTCCAAGAAGGTCAAGAAGCTCCTCGGCCGCTGAGCCGAGCCCCACCCACCCCATTGTTTGGCCGGGCTCAGCACAGCAGCCTCGCACGACAGTTAGACAGCAAGGAGAACTCACGTGGCACGCGTGAAGCGGGCAGTCAACGCCCAGAAGAAGCGCCGGGTCGTCCTCGAGCGCGCCAGCGGTTACCGCGGACAGCGTTCGCGCCTCTACCGCAAGGCCAAGGAGCAGGTCACCCACAGCCTCGGTTACGCCTACCGTGACCGTCGCGCCAAGAAGGGCGACTTCCGTCGCCTGTGGATCCAGCGCATCAACGCCGGCGCCCGCGCCAACGGCATGACGTACAACCGCTTCATCCAGGGCCTCAAGGCTGCTGAGATCGAGGTCGACCGTCGCATGCTGGCCGAGCTGGCCGTCAACGACGAGGCTGCCTTCGCCGCCCTCGTCGAGATCTCGCGCGCGAACGTCCCGGCCGTGGCCGAGACCGCGAACGCCTGATCCAGCGCGTCACCGCACTCCACCCGAGCGCCGGGACATGCCCCCGCCGAACACCCCGCTGACCAACATCAGGTCGGACCGGGTCAAGTCGGTCAGGGCACTGTCCCGGCGCTCGGTGCGTGAACGGACCGGTCGGTTCCTCGTCGAGGGGCCGCAGTCCGTCCGCGAGGTCGTCCGCCACCAGCCCGAGCTGGTCGTCGACCTCTACCTCACCGCCGACGCCGCGCAGCGCTACGGCGAGGTCGTGGACGCCGCGGCCGCCGCCGACCTGCACGTCCACGAGGTGAGCGAGGACGTCCTCGCCGCCATGAGCGAGACCCCCACACCGCAGGGCCTGGCCGCGGTCTGCCGGGTCCCGTCCGCCTCCCTGGACGAGGTCCTCGCCGCGTCTCCCCGGCTGCTCGTCCTGCTGACCCACGTCCGGGACCCCGGCAACGCCGGCACCGTGATCCGTGGCGCCGACGCCGCCGGGGCCGACGCCGTCCTCGTGAGCGATGCGTCCGTGGACGTCCTGGCGCCCAAGGTGGTGCGGTCCACCGCCGGGTCGCTGTTCCACCTGCCCGTCGTCACGGGCCTGCCGGTGGAGGCCACCATCGCCCGGCTGCGCGAGGCGGGGATCCGCGTCCTCGCGGCCGACGGAGCCGGCACGGTCCTGCTGCCCGAGGTCGACCTCGGTCCGGCGCACGCCTGGGTCATGGGCAACGAGGCCTGGGGTCTCGAGGAGGAGGTCCGGGCGCAGTGCGACGAAGTCGTCCGCGTGCCGATCTACGGAGCGGCCGAGTCGCTCAACCTCGCCATGGCCGCGACGGTCTGTGTCTACGCCTCCGCAGCGGCACAGAGGGGCTAGGGTTCCCGGCATGGACTACCGGCCAGGTGCCATCCTCGACCCCGAGCGGGCCGCCATGGCCAGCGAGCTGCTCCCCGACGGGATGATCGCCGCCGAGGCCGACGCGCGGATCAGCTTCCTCAACCGTCGTGCCGTGCAGGTGCTGGGCATGAAGCCCCGCGACCTCGTCGGGCGAGACATCCGCGAGGCGCTGACGCTGCGCGACAGCGACGGCACCGACTGGTGGGAGGTCACCGACCCCTGGCGCGGACTCAACATCCGCACGGGTCACCGCGAGAAGTTCCTCATGCTCGAGGGCGGCCTCGAGGTGCTGGTCACGGCGAAGTACCTGCGCCCTGCCCGCAACCAGCCCGTCAACCGCGTCATCGTGATGGTCCGTGACGCCGAGGCGCGTCGCCGCCTCGAGGCCGACCACGCCGCGCTGATCTCGACGGTGGCGCACGAGCTGCGGTCGCCGTTGACCTCGGTGAAGGGGTTCTCCTCGACGCTGCTGCGCCGGTGGGACCGGTTCACCGACGACCAGAAGCGCCTCATGATCGAGACGATCGAGGCCGACGCGGATCGCGTCACGCGGCTCATCACCGAGCTGCTCGACATCTCGCGCATCGACGCCGGTCGCCTCCAGATCCGTCCCCAGCCGGTCGACGTCGCCGCCGTCTACGGCCGCCACGTCGAGCGCGCGGTAGCCTCCGGCCAGGACCGCGAGAGGTTCGCCGTCGACGTGCCGCAGGACCTGCCCGAGGTGTGGGCCGACCCCGACCGGCTCGACCAGATCTTGTCCAACCTCATCGAGAACGCGTTCCGCCACGGCGACGGCGTCGTCACCCTCGCGGCGAGCAAGGCCTGCGGCGACGCCCAGGAGCTGCTGGAGTCCAAGGGGCACCACCGGCAGGGCATCGACCTCGTCGTCAGCGACCAGGGCAAGGGCATCCCGGACGACCACCGCGACATCGTCTTCAGCCGGTTCTGGCACGGCGCGAGCCGCGGCAGCACGGGGCTGGGCCTCTACGTCGTCAAGGGTCTCGTCGAGGCCCACGGCGGCCAGGTCCAGGTCGAGTCGGCGGCGGGTGGTGGCGCCCAGTTCCGCCTCAGCCTGCCGTCGGAGCCGCCGGACTACCTCGCCTGAGTCGGCGTTGGCCCGGTGTCGGTGTGCACCACCCGTCTGCGTCGTCCCGGGTCAGAACCTGCTTGCGCCCGCCGGGCCCGGTCGGTGAGGCTGGGGGCATGACCCGCCTCGCCGAGCGATTTACCGTGCCTTCGGACGCGGTCGCACGACTGCGCTGAGGGCGCCCACCGCGGACGGTTCCCGTCCCGCGCGCGTCGGCTCCGCGCCATACCCGTATGCGGTGTGGCCACCACCGGGCCGACGTCCCGCCCCGCGCCGGTCCCGCCTGCTCCGAAGGCTGGTCCCAGCCCCCAACCCACCACCGAGGGCGCGCTCGTGCGCCCCTAGACTCGGTGGGCCCGCCCCGGGCGCCGAGCCGCGCGCGCCCACGGGTGGAGAGCCCCCGAGGCTGCGCCGACAGAGGAAGTGGCATGTCAGGACCCAACAAGCAGTACGACCCCGTCGAGGTCGCCGCGCTGGACCCCGCGCTGATCGACCAGGCCGTCGCCGACGCCGTGGCCGCGATCACCGCGGCCGACTCGCTGGACGCGCTCAAGGCCGCCCGTCTCGCGCACCAGGGCGAGAAGAGCCCGCTGGCGCTGGCGAACCGCGAGATCGGTGCGCTGCCGCCGAGTGCCAAGGCCGAGGCCGGCAAGCGCGTCGGGCAGGCCCGTGGCCGGGTCGGCCAGGCGCTCACCGCCCGCCAGGCCGAGCTCGAGGCCGAGCGCGACGGGCGGATCCTCGTCGACGAGACCGTCGACCTCACCGTGCGCGCCCCGCGGCGCCCGATCGGCGCCCGGCACCCGATCAGCCTCGTGTCCGAGCGGATCGAGGACATCTTCGTGGCCATGGGCTGGGAGATCGCCGAGGGGCCCGAGGTCGAGTCGGAGTGGCTGAACTTCGACGCCCTCAACCTGTCCCCGGACCACCCGGCCCGCGGTGAGGCCGACACGTTCTTCGTCGCCCCGGCCGGCAGCGGCCTCGTGCTGCGCACGCACACCTCGCCGGTGCAGATCCGCACGATGCTCGACCGAGAGCCGCCCATCTACGTGCTGTGCCCGGGCAAGGTGTTCCGCACCGACGACCTCGACGCCACGCACACGCCGGTGTTCCACCAGTTCGAGGGGCTGGTCGTCGACGAGGGCATCACCATGGCGCACCTGCGGGGAGCGCTCGACGCGTTCGTGCAGCGCCTGTTCGGCGACGGCATCGTCACGCGGCTGCGCCCCAACTACTTCCCCTTCACCGAGCCGAGCGCCGAGATCGACTGCCAGTGCTGGATCTGCGGTGGTCAGGACTCGTCCTGCCGCACCTGCGGGGGCACCGGGTGGATCGAGCTGGGCGGTTGCGGCATGGTCAACCAGCGCGTGCTGCGTGCGGCCGGGATCGACCCGGAGCGCTACTCGGGGTTCGCGTTCGGGCTCGGCATCGAGCGGTCGCTCATGCTGCGCCACGGCGTGGGGGACATGCACGACATCGTCGAGGGAGACGTCCGCTTCTCCCGCCAGTTCGGAATGGAGATCTGATGCACGCGCCCGTGTCCTGGCTTCGTGAGCTGGCCGACGTGCCCGCCGACGCCACCGGTGCCGACATCGCGGCTGCCCTCGTCAAGGTCGGGCTCGAGGAGGAGGGGCTGAGCGGTGGCGACATCCGCGGCCCCATCGTCGTCGGCCGCGTCCTGTCGGTCGAGCCCGAGCCACAGAAGAACGGCAAGACGATCAACTGGTGCACCGTCGACGTGGGCGACCACGGCCAGCGGGTCACCGAGGGCAAGGCCCAGGAGATCGTCTGCGGCGCGCACAACTTCGGCGTGGGCGACCTCGTCGTCTGCGTCCTGCCCGGGGGAGTGCTGCCGGGCGGGTTCGAGATCTCGGCCCGCAAGACCTACGGCCACGTCTCCAACGGCATGATCTGCTCGGCCCTCGAGCTCGGACTCGGCGAGGACCACGACGGCATCATCGTGCTGTCGCAGCTGCTGGGCCCGGAAGCCGCGGAAGACCTGACCCCCGGTGACGACGCGATCGAGCTGCTCGGGCTGGCCGACGAGGTCGTCGAGGTCAACGTCACCCCGGACCGTGGGTACTGCTTCTCGATGCGCGGCATCGGCCGCGAGTACGCCCTGTCCACCGGCGGCACCTTCCGTGACCCGGCCGACCTCGACGTGGCGTCCGCCAACGACGAGGGGTATGCCGTGTCGGTCACCGACGGGGCCCCGGTCGACGGTGTCCCCGGGTGCGACCGCTACGTCGCGCGCATCGTGCGCGGCGTCGACACGAACGCAGCATCGCCGCAGTGGATGACCAAGCGCCTGACGCAGCTGGGCATGCGGCCCATCTCGTTGGCCGTCGACGTCACCAACTACGTCATGATGCTGCTCGGCCAGCCGCTGCACGCGTTCGACCTGTCCACCCTCTCCGGTGGGGTGGGCACGCGCCGGGCGCGGCCGGGGGAGAAGCTCACCACCCTCGACGACGTCGCACGGGTGCTGGACCCGCAGGACCTGCTCATCGTGGACGGCAACGACCGACCCCTGGCCATCGCCGGCGTGATGGGTGGCGAGTCCTCGGAGGTCACCTCGTCGACGACCGACGTCCTCATCGAGGCTGCGCACTTCGACCCCATCTCCGTCGCTCGCTCGTCACGGCGGCACAAGCTCACCACCGAGGCCTCCAAGCGCTTCGAGCGCGGGGTCGACCCGGCGGTCGCGGCTGCTGCAGCGCAGCTCGCCGTCGACCTGCTCGTCACGCACGGGGGCGGCACTGCCGACCCCGGCGTCACCGACGTCGACCAGCGACCCTCGCGTGAGGCGTTCACCTTCGACACGACGCTGCCCACGCGTTACGTCGGGCTCGACTACCCGCACGACGAGGTCGTCGGCACGCTGCGCGCCATCGGCTGCGAGGTCACGGACGACGGTTCCGGGGACGACGACGTGCGTGGTCGCACCGTCTCGGTGCTGCCGCCGTCGTGGCGCCCGGACCTCGCGACCGGCCCCGACCTGGTCGAGGAGGTGGCCCGCGTCCGCGGGTACGACCAGATCCCGTCGGTGCTGCCCACGCCGAAGGCGGGCCACGGCCTGACCCACGGCCAGCGCGTCCGTCGGGTCGTCGCCACCACCCTCGCCCAGCAGGGCCTGGTCGAGGTGCTGACCTACCCCTTCGTGGCCCCGACGTTGTTCGACTCGCTGGGCTACGCCCCCCAGGACGTCCGGCGCCGCACCGAGCAGCTCGTCAACCCGCTCTCCGACGAGCTGCCGCTGCTGCGCACGTCGGTCCTCGACACCCTGCTGGAAGCGTTGCGGCGCAACGTCGCCCGTGGGCAGCGCGATGTCGCCGTCTACGAGCTCGGGCTCGTCACCATCGGTCGCGACGAGCCGTCGAACGCACCGGTGCCCGGCATCGAGGTCAAGCCCGACGACGAGACCCTGGCGCGGATCCGCGCTGCCGTCCCCGACCAGCCACGCCACGTGGCGATGGCTGCGGCCGGCGATGCCGAGCGGGGTGGGCCGTGGGGCCCCGCCCGCAAGGTCGACGCCTCGGACGCCGTCAGCTGGACGCTGTCGGTGGGGCGCGCCCTGGGCCTGGACCTCGTCGTGTCCGCCACCGAGCGTGCACCCTGGCACCCCGGTCGGGTGGCCGAGATCGCGCTGGAGGACGGCACCGTCGTGGGGTACGCGGGCGAGCTGCACCCCAAGGTGACCTCCACGCTCGACCTCCCGGCCCGCACCGTGGCGGCCGAGCTGGACGTCGACGTCCTCGTCGCCGCCACGGGGGTCCCGCTGCAGGCGTCCGAGCTCTCGACCTACCCGCCGGCCCACACCGACGTCGCCCTCGTCGTCGCCGAGGCGGTGCCCGCCGCCCACGTGGAGCAGGCCCTGCGGGCCGGGGCCGGTGATCGGCTCGAGTCGGTGCAGCTGTTCGACATCTACCGTGGCGAGCAGGTGGGGGAGGGACGCAAGTCGCTCGCCTACCGGCTCACGTTCCGGGCCGCCGAGCGCACCCTCACCACCGACGAGGTCAGCAGCCTGCGCGATGCGGCGGTCGCCTCCGCCGCGGAGCGCACGGGAGCGGTGCAGCGGTGACGGTCCCCGTCGCGGTCGTCACCGGTGCCTCCCGCGGGATCGGCCGTCACCTCGCCGACGCCTTCGAGCAGGCGGGGTATGCCGTCGCGCGGGGGTCGCGCGACGTCGCCGACGTCACGGACCGCGAAGCGGTGGACCGCTGGGTGGGCGACGTGGTCGACCGTCACGGCCGGATCGACGTCCTCGTCAACAACGCCGGGGTCATCGACACCGAGGTGCCGATCCACGAGGCCGACCCGGACGAGTGGTGGCGCACCATGGAGGTCAACGTCCTCGGGCCGTTCCTCGTCACCCGGGCCGTCCTGCCGCACATGGTGGCGGCCGGCGCCGGTCGCGTCATCAACCTCAACAGCGGAGCAGGGGTCCGTCCGGGTGCCGTCGCCTCGGCGTACAACGCGAGCAAGACCGCGTTGGCGCGCCTCACCGGGTCCACCGACCTCGCCGGCCGTGACCACGGCGTCTTCGCCTTCGACCTCGCGCCCGGCGTCGTCCGGACCGACATGACCGAGGCGATGGTGGCGCACGAGGGTCGCACCGAGTGGACCGACCCGGGGGAGGTCACGGCCCTCGCCCTGGCGCTGGCCGCGGGGGAGCACGACGTCTGGTCGGGGCGCATGGTGCGCGCCGGGGTGGACACCCCGGCGTCACTGCGGGACCGCGCCTCCGGTGGCCTCGACGCGACCGACCGCACGATCACGCTGGTGCCCTGGGGGGACGACGACCCTCTCGGCTGAGACCGTTACTGCATGAACTCTCACGGCAGTGTATGTTCATGCACATGCAGCGCGTGGCAGTCGCCGGAGCCAGTGGGTACGCCGGGGGAGAGATCCTCCGGCTCCTGCTGGCGCACCCCGAGGTCGAGATCGGAGCGGTCACGGCCGCGTCCAGC is a window of Pedococcus aerophilus DNA encoding:
- a CDS encoding DUF1844 domain-containing protein, with product MAQQTRDISEVPAVEVITTAAIHLMSAAAVKCGLAEGPEAADHLDLDEARRLINALAGLITASAPDLGSQHAAPLRDGLKSLQLAFREASVIPDAPGQGPGEKLTGSVV
- the infC gene encoding translation initiation factor IF-3 → MRLVGPNGEQVGIVRVEDALRLAAEADLDLVEVAPMAKPPVAKLMDFGKFKYEAALKAREARKNQVNTVIKEIKLRPKIDPHDYGTKKGHVERFLKGGDKVKVTIMFRGREQSRPELGFRLLQRLAEDVIELGTVESAPKQDGRNMIMVLGPTKKKSEAMAEQRRARTAAPAAEAAEQPQDVSTETAAEPTAPEAETTEPAT
- the rpmI gene encoding 50S ribosomal protein L35; the encoded protein is MPKMKTHSGAKKRFRITGTGKVMREQAGGRHLLEHKSSRFTRSIANDVEVSKPDSKKVKKLLGR
- the rplT gene encoding 50S ribosomal protein L20; this encodes MARVKRAVNAQKKRRVVLERASGYRGQRSRLYRKAKEQVTHSLGYAYRDRRAKKGDFRRLWIQRINAGARANGMTYNRFIQGLKAAEIEVDRRMLAELAVNDEAAFAALVEISRANVPAVAETANA
- a CDS encoding RNA methyltransferase; translated protein: MPPPNTPLTNIRSDRVKSVRALSRRSVRERTGRFLVEGPQSVREVVRHQPELVVDLYLTADAAQRYGEVVDAAAAADLHVHEVSEDVLAAMSETPTPQGLAAVCRVPSASLDEVLAASPRLLVLLTHVRDPGNAGTVIRGADAAGADAVLVSDASVDVLAPKVVRSTAGSLFHLPVVTGLPVEATIARLREAGIRVLAADGAGTVLLPEVDLGPAHAWVMGNEAWGLEEEVRAQCDEVVRVPIYGAAESLNLAMAATVCVYASAAAQRG
- a CDS encoding PAS domain-containing sensor histidine kinase — its product is MDYRPGAILDPERAAMASELLPDGMIAAEADARISFLNRRAVQVLGMKPRDLVGRDIREALTLRDSDGTDWWEVTDPWRGLNIRTGHREKFLMLEGGLEVLVTAKYLRPARNQPVNRVIVMVRDAEARRRLEADHAALISTVAHELRSPLTSVKGFSSTLLRRWDRFTDDQKRLMIETIEADADRVTRLITELLDISRIDAGRLQIRPQPVDVAAVYGRHVERAVASGQDRERFAVDVPQDLPEVWADPDRLDQILSNLIENAFRHGDGVVTLAASKACGDAQELLESKGHHRQGIDLVVSDQGKGIPDDHRDIVFSRFWHGASRGSTGLGLYVVKGLVEAHGGQVQVESAAGGGAQFRLSLPSEPPDYLA
- the pheS gene encoding phenylalanine--tRNA ligase subunit alpha, which encodes MSGPNKQYDPVEVAALDPALIDQAVADAVAAITAADSLDALKAARLAHQGEKSPLALANREIGALPPSAKAEAGKRVGQARGRVGQALTARQAELEAERDGRILVDETVDLTVRAPRRPIGARHPISLVSERIEDIFVAMGWEIAEGPEVESEWLNFDALNLSPDHPARGEADTFFVAPAGSGLVLRTHTSPVQIRTMLDREPPIYVLCPGKVFRTDDLDATHTPVFHQFEGLVVDEGITMAHLRGALDAFVQRLFGDGIVTRLRPNYFPFTEPSAEIDCQCWICGGQDSSCRTCGGTGWIELGGCGMVNQRVLRAAGIDPERYSGFAFGLGIERSLMLRHGVGDMHDIVEGDVRFSRQFGMEI
- the pheT gene encoding phenylalanine--tRNA ligase subunit beta, with the translated sequence MHAPVSWLRELADVPADATGADIAAALVKVGLEEEGLSGGDIRGPIVVGRVLSVEPEPQKNGKTINWCTVDVGDHGQRVTEGKAQEIVCGAHNFGVGDLVVCVLPGGVLPGGFEISARKTYGHVSNGMICSALELGLGEDHDGIIVLSQLLGPEAAEDLTPGDDAIELLGLADEVVEVNVTPDRGYCFSMRGIGREYALSTGGTFRDPADLDVASANDEGYAVSVTDGAPVDGVPGCDRYVARIVRGVDTNAASPQWMTKRLTQLGMRPISLAVDVTNYVMMLLGQPLHAFDLSTLSGGVGTRRARPGEKLTTLDDVARVLDPQDLLIVDGNDRPLAIAGVMGGESSEVTSSTTDVLIEAAHFDPISVARSSRRHKLTTEASKRFERGVDPAVAAAAAQLAVDLLVTHGGGTADPGVTDVDQRPSREAFTFDTTLPTRYVGLDYPHDEVVGTLRAIGCEVTDDGSGDDDVRGRTVSVLPPSWRPDLATGPDLVEEVARVRGYDQIPSVLPTPKAGHGLTHGQRVRRVVATTLAQQGLVEVLTYPFVAPTLFDSLGYAPQDVRRRTEQLVNPLSDELPLLRTSVLDTLLEALRRNVARGQRDVAVYELGLVTIGRDEPSNAPVPGIEVKPDDETLARIRAAVPDQPRHVAMAAAGDAERGGPWGPARKVDASDAVSWTLSVGRALGLDLVVSATERAPWHPGRVAEIALEDGTVVGYAGELHPKVTSTLDLPARTVAAELDVDVLVAATGVPLQASELSTYPPAHTDVALVVAEAVPAAHVEQALRAGAGDRLESVQLFDIYRGEQVGEGRKSLAYRLTFRAAERTLTTDEVSSLRDAAVASAAERTGAVQR
- a CDS encoding SDR family oxidoreductase, whose product is MTVPVAVVTGASRGIGRHLADAFEQAGYAVARGSRDVADVTDREAVDRWVGDVVDRHGRIDVLVNNAGVIDTEVPIHEADPDEWWRTMEVNVLGPFLVTRAVLPHMVAAGAGRVINLNSGAGVRPGAVASAYNASKTALARLTGSTDLAGRDHGVFAFDLAPGVVRTDMTEAMVAHEGRTEWTDPGEVTALALALAAGEHDVWSGRMVRAGVDTPASLRDRASGGLDATDRTITLVPWGDDDPLG